DNA sequence from the Lysinibacillus sp. OF-1 genome:
CAAGGAGACCAAATTGTCATTGGTGCAGGTTTGCAATTTCTAATGGGCATCGTATGTAATTTAATTGGAAGAAATGAGCTTTTTGCTATGGAAGATCCAGGGTATTATCGCGTTCGTTACTTGTTTAAGGATCATGGTATAAAGGTGAAACCTATCCCTCTCGACGAACATGGCATTCATATCAGCCAGTTAAGAAATAGTAGGGTCAAGGCTGTTTATGTCACCCCTTCCCATCAATTCCCCATCGGAACGGTCATGCCGATTTCAAGAAGACTAGCATTATTAGAATGGGCCAAGGATGAAAATGCTTATATTATTGAGGATGATTATGATGGGGAGTTTCGATATGCAGGTAAACCTATACCTGCTCTACAAGGATTAGATTCGAATGACCGCGTCATCTATATGGGCACTTTTTCAAAATCATTGATTCCTTCCATCAAGCTAAGCTATATGGTTTTACCAAGGGAATTAACCCTTTTATTTAATAACAACAACTACTATGTTCAAACTGTATCGAGACTTCATCAGCATACCTTACAGTTATTTATGGAAAGTGGGCATTGGGAGAGACATTTGAATAAAACACGAAATGGCTATAAAAGAAGATATGAGGCTTTACTAAAGTCCATTCATCAAATATTAGGGGATAACGTGAAAATACATGGGGCTAGTAGTGGCTTACATATTCTACTCGAACCAAATAATAAAATGTCTGAAGAAGAACTAATTGAAACAGCAAAACGGGTAGGTGTAAAAGTATACCCAACCTCTATTTTTTACGCCAATCCTTCCGTCATACAGCACGCAAAAGTTTTGCTTGGATTTGCAAATTTAGGGGTAGAAGAGATTGACAAGGGGATTAAGCTATTAAAACATGCTTGGTTTGATAGCCCCAGCATGTCGTGACTGTCTTTGAAAGCTCTATTTCTATAGATTAGTGGAAGTGGAGAGGGACTTATGCATGTAACAGCAAAAGTTATGTTAAATCATATTATTGCGGAATCAGCATATTTTATTGGCATTGCACAAACCATCTTTTTTCAACATAAATGGTAATACTTGGCGAGTTAAAAAATGGAGTTTGATAGAAGAAACTCTTACCAAATTCCATTTTTTATAACGCTATCTTTGTCACAATATTAACTATTCGGAATTTTCTCTTTATACTTTAAGGAAAGAAGGCTTAAAGAATAATTCTTAAGTGTATCTGTGTTAATAAAATCATTTAGAATACCTTCAATGGAACTACAATGCTGATTAATTAAATTGATTTCTTCTATATAATTTGAATCAATCGAAGCTTCTCTTAACGTTTTAAACACTACTTTCTGTTCATTAAACAAATAGACCAATTCAAACCTAGCATTCAGTATCAAAATAGTAATCTCTGGAAAAACAATTCGATCTTTTAAAACTTCAAGAATGCAATCGACAGACTTTACGCCTTCTATCGCATGCAAAGATGAAAAAACACCATGTAATAATTCTTCAAAATCAACCTTCATTTAAATCCTCCATCAATCATAAATCCTTTCTGATCATAACACTTTCTCAGAAAAATTTTAATGCTTAATATTTTCCTTCAATAATGTGGAATGGACTCATGCAAACGATAAAGATAATAAAGATTTAGCATTAAGGAGTTCCCACAAATGGGATGATAGAAAAAATGTTAATTATAAAATTATTTAACAAAAGAAGAAGAATCGGAAAAATTAAATTTCCCATTCTTCTTTATATATACCAGGGTAATTGATGCTGCATTTTCTTACCTGGCTTACTTGCTTTATTTATTACGGTCCATGTGCCGTCTTTCTTTTGCAGCTGATAGCTTACATTGGTCCCATCTGCCCTTTTAAAGAGCATATAGCCTGTATTGTCTTTGATAAAGGTGACAGGGTCAACTACATTTTTATAGGGTATCTTTCGCTCAGGAAATAAAATATTGTTTGCTATTTCATCTGCAATCGTAGCAAGAGGCTTCATTTCATTATTTATTTCAGCCTTGTATTGCAATTGATTGTATCGATAGGAAATGAACGAGGCTAAATTCAAATTAAAGCTCTGCTGTATGTCTAAAAGTGTTGTGCGATAGAATGCATCTATTGCTTTTTCTACATTATCTGCCTCATGTTTATAGTGAAGGGTGTTCACATCAGTTGGACTGATTTCAAACGTAATGATTTCCTTGCTATATGGTGGGGAATGGGCATGTTCAAAAGTAGTAACTTGAACGTTAACCCTAAAGCTAAACTGACTTTCCCTAATAACGTTCAAAATGTTCGCATCATACAAGCCATACTGCTTAGGATAGCCGTAGTAATGGTCAATTTCCTTTTCTATAAATGGATTAAGGATTGTTATCAATGTATCAGTGATGAGTTTCTCATCAGCTTGTTCGCTTTGTGCATAAATCTTACTGGGCATAATCAAAATAGTGACTATAGTCATTAAAGTAGCGATTTTTTTCATGGGATTGCTAGCCTTTCTATAAAATATTTCTTTATAGTGTGCGTCGATCACAGAAAATTATTAAACGTTTTATAGTTAAAGATAAAAATAATAAAGGTGTCACTTGGTTTCATTAAAAAGAAGAATCCATTTTGAAAATGGACTCTTCTCTAAATGATTCCTTTATGACAAAGCTATTGTTTTCGTTGCCACGGTTTGTTGAAAGGCTTGGTCATGCTCCACAAAAATCATTGTAGGATTAAAACTTTGAATAAGCTCTTCAATCTGCATGCGCGAATAAATATCAATAAAATTTAAGGGTTCATCCCAAATATAGAGATGTGCTTTTTCACACAAACTTTTGGCAATCAACAGCTTTTTCTTTTGCCCACCTGAATAATGTGAGATGTCTTTATCAAATTGAATCCGCTCAAAGTCCATCTTTCGCAGAATAGATTTAAATAACGTCTCATCTATAGCATGCTCTTCAATAAAATCCGATAATGCTCCCTTCAAATGAGCAGTATCCTGTTGAACATAGGAGATAATAAGGCCAGCAGCTAAATGTATAGAGCCTGTATGCTGTATAGGCTTGCCAAGAAGCAGCTGTAGGATACTACTTTTTCCGCTTCCATTTTTGCCATCGAGAACAATGCGATCACCTTGCGCCACTTTGAAGCTAATAGGCTGATTCACAAAGTTGTCGTCATACTGAATTGATACATCCGTTACAACAACCATGTCTTTTGATGGAAATGCTAATGGTTGTACTTTTAAAGATTCCGTTTTTTCAACATTTTTTAGCAGTTTTGATTTTTCATGAATCGCTTTTTGCTGCCTAGATTCCAAGTTCTTTGCTCGCTTCATCATCTTGGCTGCTTTATGTCCAACAAAGCCTTTATCTAGCTTAGAACCCGAATTCGTAGTTCCATTTTTGGAAGCCTCCACTTGATTAGACCAACCTACCGAACGCTTGGAAGACTGCGTTAAACGGTCGATATCTTTTTGCAGACGTTGATTAGTTGCTTCTTCATGTTCCTGCTGTCGATCAAAATTTAACTTCCAAGTTGAGTAGTTACCACTTTGAACATCAATATTGGCTCTATTGATCGATAAAATATGATCAACACAGCCATCTAAAAAGGCTCTGTCATGCGAAATTAAAATAAATCCTTTTTTCTTGCGTAGATAATTAGAGATCGTCTTTCGTGCATCTGTATCGAGATGATTGGTTGGCTCATCAATTAATAGAAACTGTCCCTCTGTTAAAAAGAGCGCTGCAAGCAACACCTTTGTTTGCTCTCCATTAGATAATGTTTGAAAAGGGCGATACATGACCTCAGCATCGACATCTAGATAGGCTATTTCACGAATATATTCCCAATCTTCTGCCAGAGGGCAAATTTCTTCAAAAATTTCGTACGTATATTTATTTGGGTCTGAAACAGGATAGGGGAAATAAGTAAATTCTACTGAAGAAATGATGTTCCCACTATACTCATAATTCCCTAATAGCAAATTAAAAAATGTTGTCTTCCCACGACCATTCCTACCGATAAATCCAAGTTTCCAATCTGTATCAATCTGAAAGTTGACACCCTCAAAAATATAATCAAAGCTGCTTGGGTAAGAAAACGTTAAGTCTTGTACTTGTATCATTGACATGATAATTCCTCCTTTGTATAGCAAATCATTTTTCTTTTATACAAAGTCGGTACATCCATCTATGCTAAATTTCTCCGTATAAGTTGATGGATGCTAACGACTTATACGGAGCATCACATGCGTCACAATAGGTTCAGAATCGCTCATTTTTTTCTCTCCTTTATTAGGTAGATGAAAGATACAGAATAAACTATGAGAGCAAGAAAAAATCCCCCCAATTGGATATTGGAAGGATTAGTCTCTCACTGAATAAACTTTATTTGCCAATGACATCATGACAAATAAACGCAAACTGATTGTTAAAAATGGATAGACTAATCCTATATTTTGTCGTTTGAAGTGATTCATTTCAAATAAAAATATAGATTAGTTCATCATTGTCCATTCATCAGTCCTCTCATAATTGTATTTTTATAGTAACAAATTTTTTTATGGAATACAATGTAGCCTTATCTTCTTAAACCAATCCCTACAATAATTATAGAAATAATTTAGATAATCGTATAAAAATTATTTCTACTATTCTGAAAGATATGTTATAGTAGGAGCATAATTGAATAATGTGTAAGAATTGGTGCCAAATGAAAGTTTGGCTTAAAAGGGAAGTCGGTGCAAATCCGACGCTGTCCCGCAACTGTTATTCGGAGCAAATCACAAAGGCCACTGGGAAACCGGGAAGGCTGTGAGGCGTGTTGATGAGAAGCCAGGAGACCTGCCAATTTCTAGTACACACCAAATACCTACGTGGAAATAGGTGGTGAAAAGTGACCAAATCGGCACTGTGCGATAACAAATGATTTATGCGAAAGTAGATACTTTTTTCGTATTGTTTTAGCATTAAAAATTTCAACTAGCAGCCATTCTCCTCCTTGGAAAATGGCTTTTTATTTTTTTCTGAAAAGGAGATATAAAAATGACCTATACAAGCACACTCATTGGTTACCCGTATATCGGGGAAGATCGCGAATGGAAAAAAGCATTAGAAGCATTTTGGCGCAACGAGCTTTCTGAAGAGGATTTTGAGGATAGTTTAAAAAAAATCCGTTTAGCTAGAATTGACAAGCAGCTACAGCTTGGCATCGACATGGTGACAGTTGGCGATTTTACGTATTACGATAGAATGTTAGATACAGCATTAATGTTTGGTCTCATCCCAAAACGCTTTAACTGGCAGGGA
Encoded proteins:
- the pdxR gene encoding MocR-like pyridoxine biosynthesis transcription factor PdxR is translated as MLEMTPNLHNEEPLYLQLYSYIKVEIQNGNILAQTKLPSQRSLAKHLQISRNTVDAAYQQLLAEGYVISKEREGLYVVELERGYFQTSSNHFEPQLATPQEQQLPSIKYNFNYGDINLKDFPYKIWRTLTLQSLNEEQAHLLLYGDPQGELELRNYIASYLYEARGVQCQGDQIVIGAGLQFLMGIVCNLIGRNELFAMEDPGYYRVRYLFKDHGIKVKPIPLDEHGIHISQLRNSRVKAVYVTPSHQFPIGTVMPISRRLALLEWAKDENAYIIEDDYDGEFRYAGKPIPALQGLDSNDRVIYMGTFSKSLIPSIKLSYMVLPRELTLLFNNNNYYVQTVSRLHQHTLQLFMESGHWERHLNKTRNGYKRRYEALLKSIHQILGDNVKIHGASSGLHILLEPNNKMSEEELIETAKRVGVKVYPTSIFYANPSVIQHAKVLLGFANLGVEEIDKGIKLLKHAWFDSPSMS
- a CDS encoding DUF3888 domain-containing protein, whose amino-acid sequence is MKKIATLMTIVTILIMPSKIYAQSEQADEKLITDTLITILNPFIEKEIDHYYGYPKQYGLYDANILNVIRESQFSFRVNVQVTTFEHAHSPPYSKEIITFEISPTDVNTLHYKHEADNVEKAIDAFYRTTLLDIQQSFNLNLASFISYRYNQLQYKAEINNEMKPLATIADEIANNILFPERKIPYKNVVDPVTFIKDNTGYMLFKRADGTNVSYQLQKKDGTWTVINKASKPGKKMQHQLPWYI
- a CDS encoding Lsa family ABC-F type ribosomal protection protein — its product is MSMIQVQDLTFSYPSSFDYIFEGVNFQIDTDWKLGFIGRNGRGKTTFFNLLLGNYEYSGNIISSVEFTYFPYPVSDPNKYTYEIFEEICPLAEDWEYIREIAYLDVDAEVMYRPFQTLSNGEQTKVLLAALFLTEGQFLLIDEPTNHLDTDARKTISNYLRKKKGFILISHDRAFLDGCVDHILSINRANIDVQSGNYSTWKLNFDRQQEHEEATNQRLQKDIDRLTQSSKRSVGWSNQVEASKNGTTNSGSKLDKGFVGHKAAKMMKRAKNLESRQQKAIHEKSKLLKNVEKTESLKVQPLAFPSKDMVVVTDVSIQYDDNFVNQPISFKVAQGDRIVLDGKNGSGKSSILQLLLGKPIQHTGSIHLAAGLIISYVQQDTAHLKGALSDFIEEHAIDETLFKSILRKMDFERIQFDKDISHYSGGQKKKLLIAKSLCEKAHLYIWDEPLNFIDIYSRMQIEELIQSFNPTMIFVEHDQAFQQTVATKTIALS